Proteins encoded by one window of Pempheris klunzingeri isolate RE-2024b chromosome 14, fPemKlu1.hap1, whole genome shotgun sequence:
- the LOC139212703 gene encoding carotenoid-cleaving dioxygenase, mitochondrial-like, whose protein sequence is MSPVKLQTSDDIVDNGTAKECITTVLKGLETIAPLVRSVEETPEPISTEVHGTIPSWINGHLLRNGPGKFEFGNTHYNHWFDGMAMLHQFKINKGQVTYMSRFLQSDAYKKNSEKDRIVMSEFGTLAMPDPCKNFFQRFLSRFEMIESTDNASVSFVKYKGDYYVSTETNFMHKVNPENLETLEKVDWSKFIAVNGATAHPHYDPDGTTYNMGNSYGSKGALYNIVRVPPEKTDASDTLQGAKVLCSIVPADKSHPSYYHSFAMSENYVVFIEQPIKMDLLKIVTCKLRGKALSEGIYWDPKLETVFHLVDKHTGEVSSVKYHTKAMSTFHQINAFEEDGFLMLDLCCSDDGQAINNYLIQNLRKSGDALDEVYNTMCRVFPRRFVLPLQVTSETPTGQNLNTRSASTASCVKISKDKVLCQHEDLHGDDLHEYGGLEFPQINYRRCNTRPYRYFFGCGFRHLVGDSLLKMDLNDKTLKVWYQKGFFPSEPVFVPSPDATEEDDGVVLSVVLTPSQDKGTFLLVLDAKTFEELGRADVPVNMAYGFHGTFNASA, encoded by the exons ATGTCACCGGTGAAGCTCCAGACTTCAG ATGATATTGTTGATAATGGCACAGCCAAAGAATGCATCACCACAGTACTGAAGGGACTGGAGACAATTGCACCTCTGGTCCGCTCTGTAGAAGAGACCCCCGAGCCAATCTCCACTGAGGTACATGGCACCATTCCCTCCTGGATCAATGGCCACCTCCTCCGCAACGGCCCGGGGAAGTTTGAGTTCGGGAACACACA TTACAACCACTGGTTTGATGGGATGGCTATGCTACACCAGTTCAAAATCAACAAAGGCCAGGTGACGTACATGAGTCGGTTCCTGCAGAGCGATGCCTACAAGAAGAACAGTGAAAAGGACCGCATTGTGATGTCAGAATTTGGTACCCTTGCCATGCCGGACCCCTGTAAGAACTTCTTCCAGCGCTTCCTGTCTCGCTTTGAGATGATAG AGTCCACAGACAATGCAAGTGTGAGCTTTGTGAAATACAAAGGCGACTACTATGTCAGCACAGAGACAAATTTCATGCACAAAGTGAACCCAGAGAACCTGGAAACGTTGGAAAAG GTAGACTGGAGCAAGTTCATTGCTGTAAATGGAGCCACTGCCCACCCACACTATGACCCTGATGGTACCACCTATAATATGGGCAATTCTTATGGAAGCAAAG GAGCCCTTTACAACATCGTCAGAGTGCCTCCTGAGAAGACAGATGCCAGCGACACCCTACAAGGAGCCAAAGTACTCTGTTCTATCGTGCCTGCAGACAAGTCCCATCCCTCCTACTACCACAGCTTTG CCATGTCTGAGAACTACGTGGTGTTCATTGAGCAGCCAATTAAGATGGACCTGCTGAAGATAGTCACATGCAAGCTGAGGGGGAAGGCTTTGAGTGAAGGCATCTACTGGGATCCCAAGCTGGAAACTGTCTTCCATCTTGTTGACAAGCATACAGGCGAG GTCAGCTCAGTGAAGTACCACACCAAAGCCATGTCCACCTTCCATCAGATCAACGCCTTTGAGGAGGATGGATTCTTGATGCTCGACTTGTGCTGCTCAGACGACGGCCAAGCCATCAACAACTACCTCATCCAGAACTTACGCAAGTCAGGAGACGCATTAGACGAG GTGTACAACACCATGTGCAGGGTTTTCCCTCGCCGCTTCGTTCTGCCCCTTCAGGTGACCAGTGAAACGCCAACAGGCCAGAACCTGAACACTCGGTCCGCCAGTACAGCATCGTGTGTCAAAATCAGCAAAGACAAG GTGCTCTGCCAACACGAGGATCTCCATGGAGACGACCTCCATGAGTACGGTGGCCTGGAGTTCCCTCAGATCAACTATAGAAGATGTAACACACGTCCATACCGTTATTTCTTCGGTTGTGGCTTCAGACACCTGGTGGGAGACTCTCTGCTCAAGATGGACCTGAACGACAAAACgctcaag gTCTGGTACCAGAAGGGTTTCTTCCCGTCAGAGCCCGTGTTTGTGCCGTCACCTGATGCCACGGAGGAGGACGATGGCGTCGTCCTCTCTGTGGTTCTCACCCCCTCACAG GATAAAGGAACATTCCTCCTGGTTTTGGATGCCAAAACATTTGAAGAGCTGGGAAGAGCCGACGTGCCTGTTAACATGGCTTATGGCTTCCATGGTACTTTCAACGCGTCTGCATAA